The following coding sequences lie in one Sesamum indicum cultivar Zhongzhi No. 13 linkage group LG9, S_indicum_v1.0, whole genome shotgun sequence genomic window:
- the LOC105171250 gene encoding uncharacterized protein LOC105171250 isoform X2, with protein sequence MRKGAKRKATHKGESQKKPPAEEQKNEPSETPSHPAEEQKNEASQSPGHPDEENHLQERSGDAEPQPSKEAAAKGRRKRAKVSKPETEPEYFPEKRNLEDLWEQVFPVGTEWDQLDMVYQYKWNFSNLEDAFEEGGELHNKKVYLFGCTEPQLVSFQGQGKVTMIPVVVAVVSPFPPSDKIGIKSVQRETEEIVPMKQMKMDWVPYIPLEKRAGLKHLKIDRVKKFEYCLPYFYHPFQEDELEQSTVVELLFPIDPKPVFCEFDWELDELEEFTDKLIEEEELPVDQKEPFKDFVKEKVREAKKANRVARETRKKTLAEMSEETRAAFENMRFYKFYPVPTPDTPDVSNVKSPFINRYYGKAHKVM encoded by the exons ATGAGGAAGGGTGCTAAGAGGAAGGCAACACACAAGGGCGAGTCTCAGAAGAAGCCGCCGGCTGAGGAGCAGAAAAATGAGCCGAGCGAAACCCCTAGCCATCCGGCAGAGGAGCAGAAGAATGAGGCGAGCCAATCCCCTGGACACCCGGATGAAGAGAACCACTTGCAGGAGAGGAGCGGGGATGCTGAGCCCCAGCCGAGCAAGGAGGCAGCTGCCAAGGGCAGACGTAAGCGAGCCAAGGTTTCCAAGCCTGAAACAGAGCCGGAGTACTTCCCTGAGAAGCGTAATTTG GAGGATCTCTGGGAACAGGTTTTTCCAGTTGGCACAGAG TGGGATCAATTGGACATGGTCTATCAATACAAGTGGAACTTTTCTAATTTGGAA GATGCATTTGAGGAAGGTggagaattacataataagaAGGTCTACCTCTTCGGCTGTACAGAGC CTCAATTGGTCTCTTTCCAAGGTCAAGGAAAAGTTACAATGATCCCTGTTGTGGTTGCC GTGGTATCGCCTTTCCCCCCCTCTGACAAGATTGGGATTAAATCAGTTCAAAGAGAGACTGAAGAAATTGTGCCGATGAAGCAGATGAAAATGGACTGGGTTCCATATATCCCACTTGAAAAGAG GGCTGGTCTAAAGCATTTGAAGATAGACCGTGTGAAGAAGTTCGAGTATTGCTTACCAT ACTTCTACCACCCCTTCCAGGAAGATGAACTTGAACAGAGCACAGTAGTAGAGCTTCTATTTCCAATAGATCCCAAGCCA GTTTTCTGTGAGTTTGATTGGGAGCTGGATGAACTAGAG gAGTTCACGGATAAGCTTATTGAGGAAGAGGAGTTGCCAGTAGACCAGAAAGAACCTTTTAAG GACTTTGTGAAGGAGAAAGTTAGAGAAGCTAAAAAAGCTAACCGCGTG gCAAGGGAGACCCGTAAAAAGACACTAGCAGAAATGAGTGAGGAAACTAGGGCTGCTTTTGAGAATATGAGATTCTACAAATTTTATCCTGTACCTACACCTGACACTCCTGATGTATCAAATGTGAAG TCGCCCTTCATAAACAGATACTATGGGAAGGCTCACAAGGTTATGTGA
- the LOC105171250 gene encoding uncharacterized protein LOC105171250 isoform X1, whose product MRKGAKRKATHKGESQKKPPAEEQKNEPSETPSHPAEEQKNEASQSPGHPDEENHLQERSGDAEPQPSKEAAAKGRRKRAKVSKPETEPEYFPEKRNLEDLWEQVFPVGTEWDQLDMVYQYKWNFSNLEDAFEEGGELHNKKVYLFGCTEPQLVSFQGQGKVTMIPVVVAVVSPFPPSDKIGIKSVQRETEEIVPMKQMKMDWVPYIPLEKRESQVERLKKSQIFILSCTQRRAGLKHLKIDRVKKFEYCLPYFYHPFQEDELEQSTVVELLFPIDPKPVFCEFDWELDELEEFTDKLIEEEELPVDQKEPFKDFVKEKVREAKKANRVARETRKKTLAEMSEETRAAFENMRFYKFYPVPTPDTPDVSNVKSPFINRYYGKAHKVM is encoded by the exons ATGAGGAAGGGTGCTAAGAGGAAGGCAACACACAAGGGCGAGTCTCAGAAGAAGCCGCCGGCTGAGGAGCAGAAAAATGAGCCGAGCGAAACCCCTAGCCATCCGGCAGAGGAGCAGAAGAATGAGGCGAGCCAATCCCCTGGACACCCGGATGAAGAGAACCACTTGCAGGAGAGGAGCGGGGATGCTGAGCCCCAGCCGAGCAAGGAGGCAGCTGCCAAGGGCAGACGTAAGCGAGCCAAGGTTTCCAAGCCTGAAACAGAGCCGGAGTACTTCCCTGAGAAGCGTAATTTG GAGGATCTCTGGGAACAGGTTTTTCCAGTTGGCACAGAG TGGGATCAATTGGACATGGTCTATCAATACAAGTGGAACTTTTCTAATTTGGAA GATGCATTTGAGGAAGGTggagaattacataataagaAGGTCTACCTCTTCGGCTGTACAGAGC CTCAATTGGTCTCTTTCCAAGGTCAAGGAAAAGTTACAATGATCCCTGTTGTGGTTGCC GTGGTATCGCCTTTCCCCCCCTCTGACAAGATTGGGATTAAATCAGTTCAAAGAGAGACTGAAGAAATTGTGCCGATGAAGCAGATGAAAATGGACTGGGTTCCATATATCCCACTTGAAAAGAG GGAATCTCAAGTTGAAAGACTTAAAAAATCGCAAATCTTTATTTTGAGCTGTACTCAGAGAAG GGCTGGTCTAAAGCATTTGAAGATAGACCGTGTGAAGAAGTTCGAGTATTGCTTACCAT ACTTCTACCACCCCTTCCAGGAAGATGAACTTGAACAGAGCACAGTAGTAGAGCTTCTATTTCCAATAGATCCCAAGCCA GTTTTCTGTGAGTTTGATTGGGAGCTGGATGAACTAGAG gAGTTCACGGATAAGCTTATTGAGGAAGAGGAGTTGCCAGTAGACCAGAAAGAACCTTTTAAG GACTTTGTGAAGGAGAAAGTTAGAGAAGCTAAAAAAGCTAACCGCGTG gCAAGGGAGACCCGTAAAAAGACACTAGCAGAAATGAGTGAGGAAACTAGGGCTGCTTTTGAGAATATGAGATTCTACAAATTTTATCCTGTACCTACACCTGACACTCCTGATGTATCAAATGTGAAG TCGCCCTTCATAAACAGATACTATGGGAAGGCTCACAAGGTTATGTGA